ctatctatccatccatatctatccatatctatctatctatctatctatctatctatctatctatctatctatctatctatccatatctatctatctatctatctatctcatatctatttatctatctatctatctatctattatatatctatccatatctatctatctatctatctaatatctatctatccatatctatccatctctatccatctctatccatctatctatctatctatctatctatctatcttctatctattatctatctatctatctatctatccatatctatccatctctatctatctatctatctattatctatctattatctatctatccatatctatccatctctatctatccatctctatctatctatctatccatctcatatctatctatctatctatctatctattatctatctattatctgtctatccatatctatccatatctatctatctatccatatctatccatctctatctatccaatatctatctatccaatatctatctatctatttatctatctacatatctattatctatctatctatctatctatctatctatctatctatctatctatcaatctatccatatctatctctccatatctatctatctatctatctatctgtccatatctatctatctatctgtccatatctatctatatatccatccATCGTACAGGCGCAGACAGAAATAACTCTAACCTTTTTGGTTGCAGACCCGTAATACGCTACTTTGTCCCAGGTGGCAAGGAACGCCCAGGTGGCCATATAGTGCAGATTTGGCAGGTGCTTCCCCATGTCCTCTGATATCTGATCCAGGAGACTGGGGTCAGTGGTTTccctgtagaacactgtgcccccCAAATTATTGTCCACATCTCCCCAAAAGGGGGTGACAAATGTTTCCTCGCTGGTCAGGGGGAAAGCATCCGGGGTGTATTGGGATACTTCCATGTTGAATGAAATCACTCCATTGTTATTCACCTGTTGAACACAAAAATAATAAGTTCATAACTGGAGAAGATAAAATTGTGATTGTTTTTACGGTGCCTGAGATACCACATACCACCAACAGGTGGCGACAATTCAAACagtgttaaagtataactgtcatatttatatttttttggagtattggattgtggtgattaataccTCCTTGTGGCCCTATtttaacttttcactgtgtattcaattaccccttaattccacagttttgttccctgtactacctacttttacctgtgcttaaaatcaggttgctatgcagggtccgtctatgtgttgccatgcagggtccgtctatgtgttgctatgcagggtccgtctatgtgttgctcTGCAGGGtacgtctatgtgttgaaggatggaggacgcagaagcaggtgcaaggtcagattactgacagccagggactgtaagtaaatgattatagccaggtcctccccagcagctgataacagtgcctgggctgtgtgcacttctcccagtccctgcgcttggcagacgctccctcactcagcagagctggagaatgcagagttgaagcagcgcagaccagggaagggagatctgccctctgctcagtgtataaatgaaagcaacatgtggtaagagaacccctttgtgctgcaggagattaaccctttaggggggaaggGCTCTGGTTGCTGATACTTTTGGggagctattgttactggctagtgagggcaggcgggattagcctcagggggagggcagtggcggccatcttaactgaatagtgagattgcagttttatgcagactggttgctaagggctgaatcttattaaatatggggtaagtcagtctgatagtaactgattctggaatatcatgttatgagtaactacatatatgaaaattgaaattagggtctaagtgtgacagttatcctttaaagggaacctgtcacctccaacaaacatcccaagccggcagctGTACCTGAgcagccagcagcatgtttgtaacgatcattttcttcctgcaggtagttgaagcaaaagctgtaaaaactttctttaatcccctgccggcgcgcttctctagtcaggcttgaagtcacggaggcagcggcatccttgcttcaagtcacagtaaccaggcccccttccctgccccttcgctgtgactgacagcgcttatgcacgacagttcggctggctttgccagGGCAGGGAAGTGGGCCTGGTTACCGTGACGTGAAGCAAGGAGGtcgctgcctccgtgacttcaagcctgactagagaagcgcgccggcaggggattaaagaaagTTTTTACAACTTTTGCTTCAACTACCTGCAGGAAGTAAATGATCACTataaacacgctgctggctactcaggtactgctgccggcttgggatgtttttggaggtgacaggttgccTTTGAAGGAGTCTTTTTTTCCTAGTATTCTAACAGAGAACTCTTGGGTGCAGATTTGGAATCACAAATAATGGATTTGACAGTGTCACCTCTCTATAATTGCCATCAGAATGTCTAGCCCCAGTATCGAGGGAGAAGAAGATGGTTACATGGACTATGAGTTTTTAGGTTGGCTGatgtcttccaaaaacagcaccacatctgtCTGTGGGTTGTTTTTGGTACGGAAGCTCCATGGAAGTGAATAGAACTGAACTGAAATACCAGACAGAGCCATGGTACAAgaatggcgctgtttttggaattagcagctatgtttttctaatcttgtaCAACTTCTTTAATCCTTACGGTTGCGGAGTGGTTCTTGTCTCTCTCTTTTGGACTTTTAGTATCACCATCTGTTGTTCATGGTCTGGAATATGGACAATATCTGGTGGCTACCACTACTCCCAGGTAGGGTCCTCTCATTTCCCAtaatttgttttcattttttacttaggGTCTACATTAACGGCCATTGAATTGTTGGTGATTGACCCGAAGACATATATCTTATCTGGAGGTCAAGCTAAGATACCATCTTTCCCGGGTTCATCCCTACTGTAAGTGTACAAAATTGTcctccttaaagaggttgtctggccaAAGAGTTGACAACCCCAATTGTCCTAACTCGTCCTTGACCTGAATTGGGCTGAGATGGTCATGCTGGGACCACGGACAGGCGAGTGTTTTCTTTTCTAATAGGGCACAGATTAGGTCCGTTGGGGTTGTTGGCGCCTAGGccaaacaaccccttttaacCTATATGTCTGGTACCACCAATAATTTTCTGGTTTGTCTGAGTGATAGAGACAGGTTTCTTCCTTCTGTAGGACAtctattttgcaatttttttccaaggAGCATTGCCCTGCCTGCTGGCTCTCCACAAGGAGTGGAGTATGATAGGACATCCAGTTATCTTTTTTATAATCTAAAGACATGCCCCTGTCGCCCCTTAATGGAAACAAATTTTACAAATGGTGGAGTCATAAAATTCTACAATAAGACACCAGAAATGAAGATAATGGACAGAAAAATGTTCTTACGTAAAGAGAGTTGTATTTTTTGGcataaaatataaatggtttggAGAGCGGGACTTCACCAGACGTTCCATCATCTTCAATGGGGGTCTTTTCGTCACCCTGATCACTACCATATGGGTAGAGTACATAATCTAGATCAGGGGAATAAACCAAGTAAGTCAACAATGGAAGAAAAGAGGAGTGAGCAGAATTCAGTAATTTGGGGTGTTTTAACTCTCAGCTGTGTTTTGTTGGAATTGTTCTAGACAATATTTTTTTaggaatatttgggtgaattttGGTGATTGCAGGTAAGTCTTAGGGTTTGAAAAAAATTCTACCCACAATTCGCTCCACCAGTAGGACAGAATCTAATTCTATTAATCCAAAACTTTTTAAAGACTTaccagaattctggtgcatttcAGACTTCAAAAGTTTTGTGGGACAGTGCGAAATATTATGTATTATAGGGTAGaccagtacataaaaaaaaattcagaatgcCTTTATAAAAAGTCATACCTCACCGATCCCTGGCTGCCCCCGTTACCATGGTTACCAGGTCCCCACCTGTCTTTATTTTCTGGTCCCTGTCTACACTGGGAATGcaactggccacagtggtgacctgCCTCAGCAAGGGATTGGCTAACTAGTTGCATTTCCAATGTTTAGAGGGATCAGTAAGTAGTTACCAGATTGATCGGGTAAGTATTACTagttttattttgtcattttagcCAGATttttacttatatattttttttcaatttttatatataaaaaagcagtaGCTATATATTTTTATCCACTAGGCGGTGATTTAAAGTTTTGTAGCACCCATGTCTCAGTGAAAGTGACGTGCGCCTAATGGTGCTCATGGATATATTTCCTAATTATAGCACACCATGTGGTCAGAAGGGGAATTGCATGTAAAATCTATAGTTAAAACATGAAAGAAAAATGACTGAAACCCAAGGTATCTAAAGGAGATTGAAATCAGAAGGCActtttatactattttttttatattttttactatcTTTTTATGCCAATGCAAATATATGTACACCTCTTGAGTGATGCCTCCTCACAACAAATGTAACATTATCACTTATGGCCTACTATTTTCATGCTTTGTCAATGAAAAGGAAGACATAACCCTTTAAGGTAACTGCTAATCTCAAGTAGTCACTGAACAAGCGCCTTAATTATTTTTAGGACAGATTATCCTGAATGCggataactttttggaaattcTTTCCTACTTTAGTTTCCcagaagttttgaaaaatgtaaaaataaccaCAAAGTCGCatgcaaataataataaaaaaaatgttcttaCCTAATTTGGTCCATCCTTGCTCAAACCCTGAAatcaaaactgtgcaaaaatatttttttttattatttttgctatcatatttattttgcttttgaatcttacatttttttatagcacctaccaatcagcagcagcagcaatgaaGTCACTCGTAACATTGTCCTTCGGTTGGCTGAGCGCTACTTGAAATACTGATAGGGAGAAGGTAAACATTCATTTTGAAAATCTCGCTTGCCTGTTGAgttggtaatttttttatttagccaTTTTTGGGCCCTCTCAGATAGCAGTATGTGGTTATAATTGTTACTTTTGCACCCCATATAGCTGTGCCCCTGGTTTATCAAGAAATACATGGGATATATGCGTTTTAGATCCTACATGTCCTGAAACCCATGAGAAAGTCTGTAAAATGTTGTATATAATTAGTGGTGCACCTGACCTAGAGCATGCTTCTGAGTTGTAGCACTATGAATGGGATTATGATAAAGCTGGAGGAAACACCAGTAAATGCTCTTACCTCTGTATTGTCTGGTCGATCCCAACCTGAGGACACTCAGACAGCATATGATCTTATATATGGTGAGCCGTGGAAGGTGGGGACAAAATGTTTGACTAGATCTTAAGTCTTGCATGTGTGAAGATGTGTACACAGCACTTACAATAATATTGATGTGTTTATAGAGTATGTAATACTGCCACATCGCCTCCACTCTCACCACTCTGCCCTTATCAAATAATGATTCACAATTTACTACAATTCTGACCCtgcaattttttatatttgaGAACAAAAGATTTACAATATTAGGAACCCCAGGCCAAtaatttgtaaaaataaataaataataatctgaaAGATTTGGACCTGCCAGAGGAGGTCTTTGGACCTGCCAGAGGAGATGATTCTGGGGTCCATCTTCTATCTATACATGTTCATGTAAACCTCTATTATCATTCTACATAGAGGACctccaaatggggttgtcttctgctggacctttgAAGTTCATTATTGTGTCAGAGCCTGGGACCTCTTTTGGTATGCTGATAGGCCAGTTCAACTCTGGGACAACAGTACGAGGTTAATAAGAGAGGGTTAGGCTGCACAGCAACCACTACTCTACTACCCTATTTAACTCTACCTCATTAGACCAACACTTTACTACTCAAGTTCCGTGGCTCTGCTTCATCTGTCTTCATCCTGCTACATCAGCACTGTCTTTCCATGAGGCTTAAGATCTACTATTGTGGACAAGCGGCTTAGAATATCCACCTCACTAGGTGTGTCATTACACTTAGTGGACAGTCCGTGGTATAAGTGGGCTCCCACTCATGGATGGCAGAAGGAATCTGACAGGCAAAGTGATTTTTACAGAGCTCGCGTGGGGCAGATTGGCACCCCCTCACACACACTTGGCTGGGACTGTAATGGGAAACTTTCTTACCTGCCTCATGGcactggctccccgctccttccTCACCCGGCCTGCGATGCTTCCCTGGTCTCTCTCACTGAAAACATCCTGTTAGACATGGCTGCAGCCAATATGGCCATGGTGGTGACAgcaatgtcaaaccggatgtgTTTAGCGAGGAAGCCCACCTGATCATCGCAGGTTGagaggaggagagaaggagcatgTAGCCAGCGCCGGGAAGCAGATAAGTAAGCTTTCCTTTAAAAGTCCGGACATATTTGCAcagctatttaaaggggttgtccgggttcagagagtCACTAGccctgatgggtgggctttagcgctgtcctagcctgtaaaacagggctggtaatgtcactgggaacactgctaggtggaagcctctgcctaacaGTGAGAAATGTAGACAAAAAAGACCTTGCCCTGCACAATGCAGCGCAAGGCAACGGGGAGCACCGAATCatttcatgtcagaggggctgtctgggtgaaaacagGGATTcacctctgaacccagacaacccctttaaggtctcttTGCAATATATTTAATGGTCTCAAAGTATCTAAAGTCAATGGATGTGAACAACTGCCCTGGAGCTTCTCTCTGGAGGCAATGATGAAGATGGCCATGCTCTACACACAAACGTTCACAGTCCTCTGGCATGGTacacctctctgcacactttgACTGCCTGACTTATCATAGTCCTGAAACATTGGCTTGTTCTCAACAAGCAGTccaaaaatgatgctttaatgGGGGCATCTCCCTGCCCCTGTTTACATGCACACAAGTGTTAGTGTGCACAAGCACAATAAATTAAGCTTTAACTGAAGCAGAATGCCTGCCCGTATTTATACACGCataagtgttaattgtcagaaagaaagtggcttgttctgaacgagCCTGGAAACATGTTCCCTTTTGATCATTAGCAGCAGAACAATGTGGGTGTAGAAAGGGTAGGGTAATTGTTGCATGTGGCCGCAATAGCAGTGGCTGCAGTAGCAGCATAACATGGAACCTGAAAGGCAGTAAATGCGTATGCAGCTGTGCAGGGGTGATAATAACAGTACCAGTGTCAGTTGGGTAGAGCTAATGGTAGTGATAGTATGTGGAGTAGCAGCtgcggtggtggcagcagcagcagccatacagtaaaGTAAATCATCGTAGGCAAGCAGACAGCAGCAGTAACATGGTGGGGCCAGCGATCAATAGCCACCATCAGCAATGTCAGATCTATTAAACAGACTcagtgtgtgaaaatcctcccggATCCATGCGTTGGGATGGACAAGATTTAACAGAGGGTAAACTGGGCCACTTCTGGCCACTTTGCCCCATGCTGTCATGGTCTGCTCATGATGTCAacattaaagatgagcgaattgaagctgatgaagtggaattcgatctgaatttcaggaaaaatttgattcgcaacaaatgcgaattccctcgcactttgtggtaacgaatcgcaattttcctaaaatggtgactacacgtgtgaggactaagtacatgggacaaggaactctgggaaggcgggatcaccatgattgacatgcctgcatgcagccaatcagcagccagccctgtgatgtcacagccctttaactATAGCAGCTATTTTAGATtttgacattttccagcgttcagagtgcagagaCAGACGTGTGAGGGTGCtacctctatgtttaaaaaaaaaactgaaaaaaggatttataagtacagggaaaggatagggaggaatcatttcacagcatcttagtgcagggaaagacgtcagaaggcgctagggacattgataggaaagtgatttacaagtgcagggaaagattatttggggttccaaatagccattagacagctctgtcattccagctttttgttattgggctgcaagtgttttgttgaaaagcttttagtggcttatatcttagtatcttattcagtactacaagaaaaatatatatgcactgcactgttgcagttatttctggtgaaagcgtataggggcgtatttccgaactacaagaaaaatatatacgcacttcactctttgattgttttgtagtcaaagtgtatagtggcctatttctgtccaacaagaaaaatattaaagcactgcactgttgcagttatttcagtttaaagcatataggggcgtattacagtaaaaaaagaaaaatatatatgcactgctctgttgcagttatttctggtgaaagcatataggggcgtatttcagtccaacaagaaaaatatatactcatttcacttctgcagtttttttcagttttactgtCATATGGggtcatattacagtaaaaaaagaaaaatatatacccactgcactgttccaGTTATTTCTATTTAAAGcgcataggggcgtattacagtaaacaaaagaaaactatatacgcactgcactgttgcaattatttctggtgaGAGCGTATAGGAGCATATTTCAgtcaaatgagaaaaatatatacgcatttcacttctgcagtaatttctgttgaaagcgtataggggcgtattacagtaaaaaaagaaaaatatataagcactgcactgttgcagttatttctggtgaaagagtatggGGATGTATTTcagaactacaagaaaaatatatacgcacttcactcttcgattgttttctggtcaaagcatatagtggtctatttcagtccaacaagaaaatatatatgcactgcactgttgcagttatttctgtttaaagcatataggtggcgtattacagtaaaaaaagaaaactatatacgcactgcactgttgcagttttttctgataaaagtgtataggggcgtatttcagtccaatgagaaaaatatatacagatttcacttctgcagttatttctgttgaaagtgtataggggcgtatgtcatcaaaaaaagaaatatatatacgcactgcactgttgcatttatttctgtttaaagtgtataggggcgtattacagtaaaaaaaagaaaaatatatgcgcactgctctgttgcatttttttctggttaaagcgtataggggcgtagttcagtgcaacaagaaaaatatattctcagttcacttctgcagttatttctgttgaaagtgtataggggcatattgcagtcaaaaaataaaattatacatgcactgcactgttgcagttatttctgtgcaagatgctggtaactatggctggtcagcggacaggagatgtggcgcctcgATCTCACGGCCATATgatccctgtgggggctgaactggaagaggaggaggacattggagcacaggcaatgtgtagccaaatggatgttttttctactcagctgacaggagaggaggagcaggagcagccagaggagctacagggtgatgaggaagacgagacagtgGCCctggacacaccgtggcagtatgcagtggagatggaggcagggagtccctccgagtcacttgcacaaatggcacgatgcatgctcacttgcttgcgtagtgacaaccgaattgtcaccattcggcagagggatgacttctagctctccaccttgttggaccctctctACCAGTCCAGACATccaccgagagggaggacaaactgaactactacagtcagttggccactgcctatctgcgtcaTCGTCCATCctttcgcaggtctgaccggggggggggccctctgcactcatgctccactgccatggctgctggggaggggtggggtggcaggagcagtaccagctccatcagcagcagcctgagcctgcagtcgctgatgagtagctttcttcacccgcataatgaagaaactactcaccagcagcaggtagacctggagcaggacctgaaccagcaggtggtggcatacttggatagcaccctgccaccatatccacactatgtcaccttgccattctgtggtctcctgatgctgctgctgctactgccatctccacactatgttaccttgccactctgtggtctcctcatgctgccgccacctccacactatgtcaccttgccattgtgcggtctcctcatgctgttgtcatATCCACACtttgtctccttgccactctgtggcctcctgatgcttcctccacctccaaactatgtcaccttgccactctgtggtatcctgctgctgctatctccacattatgtcaccttgccactctgtggtatcctcatgctactgccaactccacactatgtcaccttgccactctttggtatcctgctgctgttgATGCCATCTCCAtattatgtcacctttccactctgtggcatcctgatgctgctgctgctgctactgacatttacacattatgtcatcttgccactctgtggtatcctcctgatgctgttactgtcaccacctccagactcggtcattgtgccactctgtggcctcctgatgctgccaccacctctagactctgtcattgggccactctgtggcctcctcatgctgcttccacatcaccactatgtcatagggccactctgtggacttctcatgctgttcccaccctccccacttcatgactgggccactattttgcctttcggcctggctgacaatgatttatttgacctttcttctgatctgacagaaggaaggaaaaatgagacgcacaacggatcctgtctgtgcagcagctgtgaggcccgtatggtcccatcagaattggcttttgatttggtagccaaaagcaggagtgggtacaaaacacagaagacatgcaaatattccattcatgtgtcatctctgttttacatccactcctgtttttttttttttttgggcattactgATGGActactgactaaatgctgactgagtgaaggtggatgcatcCTTAGAcaagatcagttttttgtgggttattgttctgacggatcagaggaagggcaaattaatcagtgacgtcaacacaaacttactgctgacaccctctccactctgtccgggggagctctacttgtataagcgtttaatagaacaggttctgcagacatctatgtggaatcagctgatgacggtgtaaaaggcgtgtgcttcttcttggcgctaacatcgaccagtaaggctgagttcatacttgagttatttggtcagttttgaccccgtgACTGCACAAatagaagtgtgcagtgattctaagagcgacgcctgtcatgtgttTGTCAtaaggactcacagtattgtttcactaccacagcagactccctatgtgtgttactgcaaggcacagtgttctacaccactatacaggctctctgcagcccggaaatagccgtTTATTAACggaattca
The Bufo gargarizans isolate SCDJY-AF-19 chromosome 2, ASM1485885v1, whole genome shotgun sequence genome window above contains:
- the LOC122926981 gene encoding alpha-tectorin-like, with amino-acid sequence MLRVTSLLLLLIVLISGFEQGWTKLDYVLYPYGSDQGDEKTPIEDDGTSGEVPLSKPFIFYAKKYNSLYVNNNGVISFNMEVSQYTPDAFPLTSEETFVTPFWGDVDNNLGGTVFYRETTDPSLLDQISEDMGKHLPNLHYMATWAFLATWDKVAYYGSATKKVNTFQAVLTSDGFHYFAILNYGDIHWTTGTASGGDPYTGTGGTPAQAGFNSGDDTHYFNIPGSRTNEVLNIQSTSNVNCPGRWVFQVDDFKVPGGCVFQAKFAKEGEDFWKEEACSTKCTCRDGRVSCVEEVCPESATCEASGSFFTCKIKEKICI